One region of Triticum aestivum cultivar Chinese Spring chromosome 6B, IWGSC CS RefSeq v2.1, whole genome shotgun sequence genomic DNA includes:
- the LOC123137981 gene encoding quinone oxidoreductase PIG3: MVVVVATSSPGGPEALQVREVEGLPAPGEGEVLIGVAAAGVNRGDTVQWQGRYPPPAGASPYPGLECSGTIVALGAALGRRYQVCALLTGGGYAEKVVVPAGQLLPVTEGASLTDSPRWPPPSGPPFSCQSPLPR; the protein is encoded by the exons atggtggtggtggtggcgaccTCGAGCCCCGGCGGGCCGGAGGCGCTGCAGGTGCGCGAGGTCGAGGGCCTCCCGGCGCCGGGGGAGGGCGAGGTGCTTATCGGGGTGGCCGCCGCCGGCGTCAATCGCGGCGACACGGTCCAGTGGCAGGGCCGGTACCCGCCACCGGCCGGCGCCTCGCCCTACCCGGGGCTCGAGTGCTCCGGCACCATCGTCGCTCTCGGGGCCGCGCTGGGCCGTCGGTACCAG GTGTGCGCGCTGCTTACCGGCGGCGGGTATGCGGAGAAGGTGGTGGTTCCGGCAGGGCAGCTGCTCCCGGTGACGGAGGGGGCGTCGCTGACTGACAGCCCGAGGTGGCCTCCACCGTCTGGTCCACCATTTTCATGCCAGTCACCTCTCCCTCGGTGA